The following are encoded together in the Vigna unguiculata cultivar IT97K-499-35 chromosome 2, ASM411807v1, whole genome shotgun sequence genome:
- the LOC114173324 gene encoding uncharacterized protein LOC114173324 isoform X1 produces the protein MLHSIKTVLTYQHVSLPRSLSSNLGREASAVRFCTKPDSNSRDHNMDKSQKPSEETKHGDAMSHSFGEGYSTRCDEEGFGGIYGGKQCMPKTDECIHENHPAYDRTQGSEVKEKEKARNQPSANA, from the exons ATGCTTCACTCCATCAAAACGGTTTTAACCTATCAACACGTTTCACTCCCACGCTCCCTCTCTTCCAACCTCGGTCGGGAAGCTTCTGCAGTCAGATTCTGCACCAAACCTGATAGTAACAGCAGAGATCATAACATGGACAAGAGTCAGAAACCTAGTGAGgaaactaaacatgg AGATGCGATGTCTCATTCGTTTGGGGAAGGGTACTCTACGAGGTGTGATGAAGAAGGGTTTGGAGGAATTTATGGTGGAAAACAATGCATGCCTAAGACGGATGAGTGCATACATGAAAATCACCCAG CTTATGACAGGACGCAGGGAAGTGAGGTGAAGGAGAAGGAAAAAGCGAGGAATCAGCCCAGTGCCAACGCATAA
- the LOC114173324 gene encoding uncharacterized protein LOC114173324 isoform X2, whose translation MLHSIKTVLTYQHVSLPRSLSSNLGREASAVRFCTKPDSNSRDHNMDKSQKPSEETKHGDAMSHSFGEGYSTRCDEEGFGGIYGGKQCMPKTDECIHENHPGRREVR comes from the exons ATGCTTCACTCCATCAAAACGGTTTTAACCTATCAACACGTTTCACTCCCACGCTCCCTCTCTTCCAACCTCGGTCGGGAAGCTTCTGCAGTCAGATTCTGCACCAAACCTGATAGTAACAGCAGAGATCATAACATGGACAAGAGTCAGAAACCTAGTGAGgaaactaaacatgg AGATGCGATGTCTCATTCGTTTGGGGAAGGGTACTCTACGAGGTGTGATGAAGAAGGGTTTGGAGGAATTTATGGTGGAAAACAATGCATGCCTAAGACGGATGAGTGCATACATGAAAATCACCCAG GACGCAGGGAAGTGAGGTGA